One Triticum dicoccoides isolate Atlit2015 ecotype Zavitan chromosome 3B, WEW_v2.0, whole genome shotgun sequence genomic window, AAAGAATATACTTGCGCACAACATGCGTTACAAGGGGTGGGGATCATGCCACGAAGAATATGAAGATCATGAGGAACACCATCAGCACGAAGAATATCTTCATCATCAGCCACCTGTTTGATGAGATGCTGTTGAGGTACTTCAGGAGTTGACCCTGCGCCCCCTCAACGTTGGCTACCGTCTCCTCCATGTTCTCATCGATTCTGCCATACATAGCACACGAGTACACATTTAAGGGAAGGCTCTTAACCCaatggaataaaagaaaagaaaaacatgaaCTAAGTTTGGCGCACAAAACCTAGTCTCCTCCATCTGAGATAATTTTACCATgaacaaagtactccctccgttccatttatatgtacaataccaaatatataaaatattaaactacatcttatgatgaatctaatgatatatgtttggtattctagatgtaaatgttttctccaaaacttggtcaaagtttatgaggtttgacttttcagaaaatctatatgcgctacattatagaatggagggagtattggcACAGAAAACAGTCTACTGGAGATAATCCATCTGGAATAATTTTATCGTGAATAATAAAGAATATTTATGCCTAGCAAGCTTAATAATACTTGACCAAAAGATCAGGGACCAGAATCTTGTGTCGCGGTAGGGGGCAGACTAAAGTAGTCAATTAAGAAGATCAGGAGAAGCGCCTACACAAACATCACATgctccctccaatccatattaattgCCGCTCAAACAAATGTATCTAACACTGTaacacatctagatacatccatttcagcaacaactaatatggatcggagggagtaccatgTATCCTTCTGATTTAAAGATAACTCAAGTGAGACCATCATGCAAAACAACTGTATGATTTATCACTATTTTCAGGAAATGCCTTATAATTGGATTCTCTAGGGTGTGATCAAGTCCGACAGCTTGAAGCtgtaaataattattcaaaatgaAACATGAATATGACTCAAAAGTCTAAGATTGCCTACTCCTGAAAATATATACAACAAACTTAGTTTGCGTAAAGTTCACCTGATTGCTAGCTCTCCCTGCTGAGACACCATGGTTGCCAGCTGGGTAAAGATGTTGCTCAGCTCATGGATGGTTGATTCCACATTTTGAAGAGCCTCAGCTCTGCTCTGCATGTAACTATCCTGCTGTACTGCCAATTGCTGCTGCTGCATGAAAGCAggagacgacaacgacgacgatgcTCCATGATCTCCATTAGTCTTCTTCCTGGTGAACAGAAGCAGAAGATTCAAAACCAAACTCGTGAAGCTTTATATGGTTAAGCAACAGTAACGCAAGAGTAGTCCAATTCAGTTACATTAATTCGTTGATCTGCATGTATATATTTGTTAGTTTAGTATTCCATTGTTTAGCAAACGGTTATATGAGCCTTGGAGTATTGCATTTCTAAtatagaaaaggaataagaactGTTTTACCATGCTACCCTTACATGACAACATCCTTTTCCTACCTTCCTTCTCCTTAGACACCATTCGCTCAAGGTTCCATTATGGCACACGGGCATCAGGGTTTAGGGTCTCAACCCCACAATACTCATAAGTATTAATAACGGTACAATTTCAAAATACTACTCGCTCTATTAGGGGCAGGGAATTGTTTTGCAAAACTATGTCAATAGAATTTATTACGAGTGTCATGTTCTGCAAAAACAGACACCTGACAATAAGAAGCACCAAGCATTTGGCGGTGCAATCTCTGACTAGCATAGCATGTGCAGGCCTAAGCTAAGGTGGTTGTGCATGACTGCTCACAATGGAAGTACACACTGCACCAACTGAATACTTGCAATGGTACCTCTGAAACAACGGCGTAGTTGCAGAGTCACTGGCCCATGGTGCTGGGGGTGCAGCGTCGGATGCCTCTCTGGGAACAAGGGGCCGCTGACGAATGAATGGATTTGATGCATCTTTTGCAGCTGAGGAGGAGAACATTTGCCTTCTGTTTTCATGAACCTTCAAATTCTGCACATTCAGGTAGAAACACACTTAGTGCACCATTTATAATGAAGACACTATCCAAAGAAAAAGATAACATGGTGACAACATATTTGAATCAGGAAAGCATTTACTATTTTTATCTGACCTCTGTCCGCATGGTAAGGACTTCTTTGAATTCTTTCGTTGCACTCATCAGTCGATTTTTCAGGTTGTCCACAACGGTAGTGGAATGGTTTGTTGTATCCTTGGAAAGATTGCCGCTCTCATTTTGTGAATTGCACAGAACTTGTAAGTCCATAACAGCATTATTCAAAGCACCAATGTCCTTCTTAACAACTGCAGTCAACTCTTGTATCTCTAAGGTAGGGTCATCAAAAACAGATGTCTTCTTTGCCACTGTAAACAATCATGTTATAAAATCAGCATCGATCCATACTTTATACTGTAAATACACACAGAGCAAGTGTTGACATAATTGGCACTTGTGTAACTAGATCTCAAGTTAGCACCTTAGGAGATCAACACTTCATAGTTCAATATGGTTAACTTCGTGACGGGTGAAATAAAAAAGCAGTACATAACTATGAATGTTACTTTCTCAGTCAATAGTATCAAGAGGTCATTTAGGAATTTTCCAATTGAACTGATCGCAGTTGTAAATTTACAACCAATAACTTTGCATCAGGAAGCAGCTAAGCCATCACACTGCTATTAAGATATTACTTCGGTGGGAGGTCAAACCAATAAAAAAAAGGTAAGCTTCATCTAGTGCTTATGAACACAAAGAAGGTGTAGATAAGTAGAAACTATGTTCAATCCACATTTGGAAGAGGTAGGCATACATCTATCTACATTTTCTACCTTCATGCAGTGTTACCAATGCAATGCAATGCAGAAAGTGCAGTAAAATCTTCTGAGGAGGGTATTAACCAACCAAAGACATCTAAAGCATTGACAAGCACTCTAGAAGTGGCAACAGAATTAGTAGTACAGGGATACATGCTAGTACAAATGATTATAAAAAAAGGAACAATCAGTGAGCCCTCGCTCAACAGCACTTGAGCAGATATGCAGACATTTCATATATTACTGAGAGACCAAGGTACCAGTTTACATTCAATACACATGCACATCGCTGATGCATATAATCGCATTGAGACTGGACTGCTATGCTCATCTAGCTTCAAACATGGTAATGGACAAAAGAAGCATCTTACTAGCAAGTACTAGAATTTATCAGATGTAGTAATTCATAAACAGGCACAAAATGAGGCAGATGCCATCACTGCTATCATCGCAACAAGTGCAACAGCCATCCTGATACCAACAAAGCAAACTACGACAGCGCAATCTCCAGTAAGTACACAAACACTGAAACAAGCATGGATTTGATGCTCCATCTAATCCAAATGTCATACGAGCACTGGGTAAGAAACAGGCATGCTTCGCACAATATATATATACATAGCCATCCATGCAAGTTGGCATCTCCTCAGGCTACTAACTAATCAAGCATGAGCCGTACAGCCTTACAGCTAGGGTGTTCCGAGATCCCAACCCACCAGCGCGGAGGGGGCAACTATCAGCTTAACTAATCGGCGGCGACACAAGCACGAGGGTACTATGGTAACCGGAAATGTAACAGGGGAGGGGTTGGTCAGTTATACATTTGGCAAGGCGGGCGAGCTTCTGGGAGGTCTGGTGGATCCCGAGCCCGATCTTGGAGGCGCGGCGGTTGAACTCGGAGTGCGCCGACGCGGCGGAGCGCGAGTCGTCGAGGGGCCCGGCGCTGCCGCTGGCCGACGCGGCGGCTGGGgacggggcgacgtggcggcgcgcGCTCTCGACGGCGGAGCGGAACTCGTTGGTGCGGTCCCGGAACGACGCCGGGGCGGACCGCGATGGGTTCatggccgccgccgacgccggATCTGGATCTGNNNNNNNNNNNNNNNNNNNNNNNNNNNNNNNNNNNNNNNNNNNNNNNNNNNNNNNNNNNNNNNNNNNNNNNNNNNNNNNNNNNNNNNNNNNNNNNNNNNNNNNNNNNNNNNNNNNNNNNNNNNNNNNNNNNNNNNNNNNNNNNNNNNNNNNNNNNNNNNNNNNNNNNNNNNNNNNNNNNNNNNNNNNNNNNNNNNNNNNNNNNNNNNNNNNNNNNNNNNNNNNNNNNNNNNNNNNNNNNNNNNNNNNNNNNNNNNNNNNNNNNNNNNNNNNNNNNNNNNNNNNNNNNNNNNNNNNNNNNNNNNNNNNNNNNNNNNNNNNNNNNNNNNNNNNNNNNNNNNNNNNNNNNNNNNNNNNNNNNNNNNNNNNNNNNNNNCGGGGGCGCGGGCGGGCGGGTGGGTGAGGGGGATTGATGGCGGGTTCGGTCGCGGTGCCGCTTTTGCCCACCGAGGATtattgggggggaggggggagacGCGGTGGAGGGGATGGGGGATTTGGTGGGAAGGAATGGGGAATCGAGCTGGAAACTGGGGAGAGAGATCGGTGGCTTGATGGTTGTCCTTCCCCTTGTTGTGACGAGAGACGAGACGAAGGGAGAGATGAGTTGGAGATTCGCCGGGTCGAGGCTTCACCGCGTTTCTCCTCTTCTGGTCGCGTTGCAGCGACGGCTCAGATCGAGCCGTACGGGGAGCTGCAGCACCATCCACGGTTGTGGCCGACCTGGTGACGAAGGTACGGTCGAGTCGTCCACCTGTCGTGCGTGGGCCCTGTTCACGTATTTCATTGTTTCATTTTACTAGCACATATGGGCCAAATTCACTGTTCGGGAGCCTTGCAATGATCAGCGTcatttggcgcgctctcagccattcgccacgtatcgcgctttggacgctcccttcggattttatttttttattccgcatgtgttttcggctttttaaacgggtttttttcggggttttttgacgttttggttttctacTAGTCATTcctagcttttcgaccaaaaaaattcaaaaaaataaaatttttgcgcaaaaaacgcattttttttctcgagagtcacggttttgttttcgcgagaggcacggttgtgctttcgcgagaggcacggccgtgcctcttggaaacggaaaaaaaaacgtgttttctggttttttttctttcgcgagaggcacggttttgcttccgcgagaggcacggttatgctttcgcgagagggaaaaaatgtgttttctgtttttttttctttcgcgagaggcacgattttgtttccgtgagaggcac contains:
- the LOC119275177 gene encoding syntaxin-32-like, with protein sequence MNPSRSAPASFRDRTNEFRSAVESARRHVAPSPAAASASGSAGPLDDSRSAASAHSEFNRRASKIGLGIHQTSQKLARLAKLAKKTSVFDDPTLEIQELTAVVKKDIGALNNAVMDLQVLCNSQNESGNLSKDTTNHSTTVVDNLKNRLMSATKEFKEVLTMRTENLKVHENRRQMFSSSAAKDASNPFIRQRPLVPREASDAAPPAPWASDSATTPLFQRKKTNGDHGASSSLSSPAFMQQQQLAVQQDSYMQSRAEALQNVESTIHELSNIFTQLATMVSQQGELAIRIDENMEETVANVEGAQGQLLKYLNSISSNRWLMMKIFFVLMVFLMIFIFFVA